One segment of Ficedula albicollis isolate OC2 chromosome 2, FicAlb1.5, whole genome shotgun sequence DNA contains the following:
- the LOC101817642 gene encoding LOW QUALITY PROTEIN: solute carrier family 22 member 13 (The sequence of the model RefSeq protein was modified relative to this genomic sequence to represent the inferred CDS: inserted 2 bases in 1 codon) → MSGVGEILKAVGDFGRFQKCLVLLSVIPCLSVAFHQFCQLFMVPRVPYHCDTSWIRAVGPNLTEEEQLNLTLPRGADGQLEQCSMYSPVDWDLDSILAYGLNDTQKCSNGWVYPSGQPPSLLTEFDLVCDKKDLNDIAQAIYMAGLLLGSMIFGPLSDRIGRRPVILISIFLQGLFGLGIAFVPHFYVYMAFRCVVGATVSGITMTILALATEWIGVSSRPKAVLTSHCCFAIGQMILAGLSYGIRNWRLLEIAGSVPIFTFFFFIRVLPESARWLVTKGRVEEAKKLLQKAAATNKRSLPPELLEQLKPEKEVKSASLLDLFRKRHLQKVTLIMSCAWFVNSFVYYGLSLNVTNFGLDIYLTQLAFGAVEIPARVGCIFTLQRFGRRKTQAVLLVLSGLVCLAITGIPEDQPVATTVLATIGKFAASASFSTSYVYAAELFPTVVRQTGVGLCSMAXRLAGILAPLVRLLGRYHAAIPMAIFGCGPVLGGLLCALLPETRGAELPDDTAHGPAQVCENATSGSQNGQVKGKGGGQDNESTKSTYF, encoded by the exons ATGTCTGGCGTTGGGGAAATTTTGAAAGCAGTTGGTGATTTTGGGCGATTCCAGAAatgcctggtgctgctctctgtgATCCCCTGCCTCAGTGTGGCATTCCACCAGTTCTGTCAGCTTTTCATGGTCCCACGTGTGCCTTACCACTGTGACACCAGCTGGATCCGTGCCGTGGGCCCCAACCTGACggaggaagagcagctgaaCCTCACCCTGCCCCGGGGCGCGGACGGGCAGCTCGAGCAGTGCTCCATGTACTCCCCAGTGGACTGGGACCTCGATTCCATCCTGGCCTATGGGCTGAATGACACACAGAAGTGCAGCAATGGCTGGGTGTACCCCTCGGGAcagccaccatccctgctgACTGAG ttTGACCTGGTGTGTGATAAGAAGGACCTGAATGACATTGCCCAGGCCATCTacatggcagggctgctgctgggatccaTGATCTTTGGGCCTCTGAGTGACAG GATCGGCCGCCGCCCAGTCATTCTGATCTCCATCTTCCTCCAGGGCTTGTTTGGCCTGGGAATTGCCTTTGTGCCCCATTTCTATGTGTACATGGCCTTCAGGTGTGTCGTGGGGGCCACCGTGTCAGGGATCACCATGACAATACTGGCCTTAG CTACAGAATGGATCGGTGTCTCCTCCCGGCCAAAGGCAGTGCTCACTTCTCACTGCTGTTTCGCCATCGGGCAGATGATCCTGGCTGGCCTGAGTTATGGGATTCGTAACTGGAGGCTGCTGGAGATTGCAGGATCTGTTcctatatttacatttttcttcttcatcag ggtgCTCCCAGAGTCAGCTCGCTGGCTGGTGACCAAAGGCAGAGTGGAGGAAGCCAAGAAGCTCCTGCAGAAGGCGGCAGCCACCAACAAGCGCAGCCTCCcgccagagctcctggagcag CTGAAGCCTGAGAAAGAGGTCAAGTCTGCAAGTTTGCTGGATCTCTTTCGGAAGAGGCATCTCCAGAAAGTGACTTTAATCATGTCATGTGCCTG GTTTGTGAACAGCTTTGTCTACTACGGGCTGAGTTTGAACGTGACAAATTTTGGCCTGGACATCTACCTGACCCAGCTGGCCTTCGGAGCAGTGGAAATCCCAGCCCGAGTTGGTTGTATCTTCACCCTGCAGAGGTTTGGGAGGAGGAAAACGCAGGCTGTTCTCCTGGTGCTGAGCGGCCTGGTGTGTCTGGCCATCACTGGCATCCCTGAAG aCCAGCCCGTGGCAACCACCGTCCTGGCCACCATTGGCAAGTTCGCTGCCTCAGCCTCCTTCTCCACCTCCTACGTCTACGCCGCCGAGCTCTTCCCCACGGTTGTCAG GCAGACGGGCGTGGGGCTGTGCTCCATGGC GCGGCTGGCCGGGATCCTGGCGCCGCTGGTGCGGCTGCTGGGCCGCTACCACGCCGCCATCCCCATGGCCATCTTCGGCTGCGGGCCCGTGCTGGGCGGGCTGCTCTGCGCCCTGCTCCCCGAGACCCGCGGCGCCGAGCTGCCGGACGACACCGCGCACGGCCCGGCTCAG GTCTGTGAAAATGCCACCAGTGGCTCTCAGAATGGGCAGGTGAAAGGAAAAGGTGGTGGCCAAGACAACGAGAGCACGAAGAGCACGTACTTCTag